The following DNA comes from Candidatus Bathyarchaeota archaeon.
GAACCCTAGGGTCATTAGTGGGGTTCTTTTCGGCTATCGCGATGGTTGCCCTAAGCGTTCGATTCAAAGCCAAGGCCCTGCTCCTAGCTGGTCTCTCGTTCTTGGGCATTTCGTCCCTTGGAAGCGGATTGGCGCCAAATGTTGAATCACTGACTGTCTTCTATGCTATAACAGGGATAGGGATCTCACTGGTGGAGCCCATGGTGAGAACCCTAGTGGCTTACTATTATCCCATAAGTAAGAGATCTATGGTCATTGGCTGGATGGGGGCTGGAGGGAGCCTAACGTTCATCATGGGGGGATTTACCGTGGGGTACATTGGGCTAAAATGGGGGTGGAGGGCGGCTTTCTTGGGATATGCGATGGTCCTTCCTCTAATTGGGTTGGTTCTCGCCTTCAGGGGGATTCCATCCCAGAATGTGGTAAGCCAGATAAAGGATGCTAATCTCATGTCTGGATTTAGTGCCATTACTTCGAACAGGTCTGCGCTAGCATGCCTCGTAGGTAACCTGCTGGCATCGGCCATGAGCCAGGGGATTTATCTCTTCAGCCTCTCCTATCTCAAGGAAGTTCTTCTGCTCTCTCCGGGGCTCGCTTCCACGATATTTTCCATATCATCTGGATTCTTTTTTATCGGCAGCTTAGCCAACGGATGGATTGCGGAAAGGCTTGGACGTAAGAGAGCAACGATCTCCTCAATCCTTGTCTTTACTTTTTTCACTGTCTTGTACCCAATCCTCCCTGGCGTTTGGTGGACTGTAGCCTCAGTCATGCTAGCTCACCTCTTCGCCGCGATTCAGTACTCGACATCTGCCAGTCTCAGCCTTGAACAGCTTCCCGGTGCACGAGGCTCCATGATGTCTATGCATACGGCCTCTTCATGCCTTGGCTACGCTCTTGGGACCAGCGTTGGTGGCCTTGTGCTTATCTACTATGGATGGGATCCCCTGGGTGCTGTACTTGGGGGACTTGGTATCATCGCGACCGCCGTCTATATTTTTCTATCCGAGGGACCCGATGACGCAAGATCTATTATAGTCTCAGTCTAAAATCTCAATTCTGGTTTGGCATTGTCTGAACCGACCC
Coding sequences within:
- a CDS encoding MFS transporter; this encodes MRDNEDLGEVKRSRWIVTSLFLSIFSTYPNSVVSILLLVEIGLTFDQPVGVMAQMRTLGSLVGFFSAIAMVALSVRFKAKALLLAGLSFLGISSLGSGLAPNVESLTVFYAITGIGISLVEPMVRTLVAYYYPISKRSMVIGWMGAGGSLTFIMGGFTVGYIGLKWGWRAAFLGYAMVLPLIGLVLAFRGIPSQNVVSQIKDANLMSGFSAITSNRSALACLVGNLLASAMSQGIYLFSLSYLKEVLLLSPGLASTIFSISSGFFFIGSLANGWIAERLGRKRATISSILVFTFFTVLYPILPGVWWTVASVMLAHLFAAIQYSTSASLSLEQLPGARGSMMSMHTASSCLGYALGTSVGGLVLIYYGWDPLGAVLGGLGIIATAVYIFLSEGPDDARSIIVSV